A stretch of DNA from Methanoplanus endosymbiosus:
GCACAACTGCTCCTGCCGGGACAGATAGTTTAGATGTAGTTTTAGCTGATACGCCTGTGCCGGAGATTTCATATAATGATACACCGGTTCAGTATCATGAAGTAAATGGTGTTAAACTTGGATACCGCGAGTTTGGTGTGGATAATAATGAGCCGCTTCTCATGCTCATAGGATTTGGCAAAACTATGGATCACTGGAATACCACTTTTATCGGCATTCTCTCTGAAAATTATCATGTGTATGTATATGACCACCGTGGTATGGGTGAAAGCACCGATGCTGATGGACAGTTTACAATTGCACAGCTTGCAGATGATGCAGCAGGACTTATAACTGCACTTGGATATGATAGCATGAACACATATGGTGTTTCGATGGGTTCTTCTGTTTCACTGGAACTTCTTTGTGACCATCCGGAGAAGGTGAGAAAGGCAGTTCTCTCATCTGCAACGTACAGTGCCAACATTCCGGAGACTAAAATACTGCATGTTCTTCTTCTGGAGAATGCAGAGGGTGAGAATGTTAATACAGGTGTCAGGAAAGAAGCCGTGGCAAACCTTGAATGGGACGGCT
This window harbors:
- a CDS encoding alpha/beta fold hydrolase, whose protein sequence is MNKTIITSITLILTVCVLCIAGCTTAPAGTDSLDVVLADTPVPEISYNDTPVQYHEVNGVKLGYREFGVDNNEPLLMLIGFGKTMDHWNTTFIGILSENYHVYVYDHRGMGESTDADGQFTIAQLADDAAGLITALGYDSMNTYGVSMGSSVSLELLCDHPEKVRKAVLSSATYSANIPETKILHVLLLENAEGENVNTGVRKEAVANLEWDGCYDNLSGIANDVMLITGTADIITPQSVAVDIAGQINGSWLVRFKKIPHAGSSYAPEEYGRITTTFLEINESPV